In Sphingobium yanoikuyae, a single window of DNA contains:
- a CDS encoding HEPN domain-containing protein, with the protein MTMRADLDHLPAAKRRELERVARVLFDEFEDAVKTKLSDKRKGGRILKLILFGSYARGDWVEDRASGYISDYDLLVVVNSDTFTDLQTWWAVADDHLVRELTVTRHLSTPVNFIVHSLMDVNDQLARGRPFFADIARDGIALYEAPGQGLAVPRQLDAQERHAEALRHRDHWFPLAAHALKLAQDSIADGVPRDAAFMLHQAVERAYNAVLLVLTLYAPKSHRLGILRSLAENLDPRLIEAWPRDTRAARRHFAQLQRAYVEARYSHAYEITPDELAWLVERVRHFHTIAAAICAEHLENDNGRES; encoded by the coding sequence ATGACGATGCGGGCCGATCTCGATCATCTCCCCGCCGCCAAGCGCCGCGAGCTGGAACGGGTCGCCCGCGTCCTGTTCGATGAATTTGAGGATGCCGTCAAAACCAAGCTCTCCGACAAGCGCAAGGGCGGCCGCATCCTCAAGCTGATCCTGTTCGGCTCCTACGCGCGCGGCGATTGGGTCGAGGATCGCGCCAGCGGCTATATCTCCGACTATGATCTGCTCGTCGTCGTGAACTCCGACACCTTCACCGATCTGCAAACATGGTGGGCGGTCGCCGACGATCATCTCGTGCGCGAGCTGACCGTCACCCGCCACCTCTCCACCCCCGTCAATTTCATCGTCCATTCGCTGATGGACGTGAACGACCAGCTCGCGCGCGGTCGTCCCTTCTTCGCCGACATAGCCCGCGACGGCATCGCCCTCTATGAAGCGCCGGGACAGGGCCTCGCCGTGCCGCGCCAGCTCGACGCGCAGGAACGCCACGCCGAAGCCCTGCGCCATCGCGACCATTGGTTCCCGCTCGCCGCACACGCGCTCAAGCTCGCCCAGGACAGCATTGCCGACGGCGTGCCGCGCGATGCCGCGTTCATGCTCCACCAGGCCGTCGAGCGGGCTTACAATGCCGTGCTGCTCGTCCTGACGCTCTACGCGCCCAAATCGCACCGGCTCGGCATCCTACGCTCGCTCGCCGAAAATCTCGATCCCCGGCTGATCGAAGCATGGCCGCGCGATACCCGCGCCGCCCGTCGCCATTTCGCGCAGTTGCAGCGCGCCTATGTCGAGGCCCGCTATTCTCACGCCTATGAAATCACTCCCGACGAACTGGCCTGGCTCGTCGAGCGCGTGAGGCATTTCCACACGATCGCCGCCGCGATCTGCGCCGAACATCTCGAAAATGACAATGGGAGGGAATCCTGA
- a CDS encoding type IV secretory system conjugative DNA transfer family protein, protein MEWFRQLGRALRNLARLAREQPIWAITALTLSPLALIRHLFRTAILFLIVGIVLAGGMQFVLRSLLGLARDSNLYQLGMMLTFLVIILVTLRALFQPLILRYGGPAGDDTHGSARFATDRETRPLAQNGDGLLIGRDRKSGKPLRYAGPAHLLTIAPTRTGKGVGTIIPNLLDYPGPVVCIDPKGENARITAHYRARFGPVHVLDPFGVTRMVGAAFNPLDRIDPAGLDLADDCMTLADALVYDAPGEAGEAHWNEEAKALIAGLILHIVTSEPAGTRTLATLRDRLTLAPQAFAAQLEAMQAQGGLAARAANRHLGKSDREAAGVLSAAQRHTHFLDSPRMSAVLGRSDFTFADVKARPTTVYLVLPPDRLATYARWLRLMLAQGLTDLARAPASPARPVLFLLDEFAALGRLEPVERAMGLMAGYGIQLWPILQDVHQLRALYDRRAGTFLSNAGVLQVFGVNDHDSAKLVSDLLGQETVVFETMSRAIDSDETGISFGSQHVGRPLLTPDEVRTLREDLQLLFLAGQRPIVAAKLKYFADREFAGKFDKV, encoded by the coding sequence ATGGAATGGTTCCGCCAGCTCGGCCGCGCGCTCCGCAACCTCGCCCGTCTAGCGCGCGAGCAACCGATATGGGCGATCACGGCGCTGACCCTCAGCCCGCTCGCGCTCATCCGCCATCTGTTTCGCACCGCGATCCTGTTCCTGATCGTCGGCATCGTCCTGGCCGGCGGGATGCAATTCGTCCTGCGTTCGCTGCTCGGCCTGGCCCGCGATTCCAATCTCTACCAGCTCGGCATGATGCTGACGTTCCTCGTCATCATTCTCGTCACGCTGCGCGCCCTCTTCCAACCGCTGATCCTGCGTTATGGCGGCCCTGCCGGCGACGACACCCACGGCTCGGCCCGCTTCGCCACCGATCGCGAGACGCGCCCCCTCGCCCAAAATGGCGACGGCCTGCTGATCGGCCGCGACCGCAAATCGGGCAAGCCGCTGCGCTATGCCGGCCCCGCCCATCTCCTGACGATCGCGCCGACACGCACCGGCAAGGGCGTGGGCACCATCATCCCCAATCTGCTCGACTATCCCGGCCCGGTCGTCTGTATCGACCCCAAGGGCGAGAACGCCCGTATCACCGCCCACTATCGCGCCAGGTTCGGCCCGGTCCATGTCCTCGATCCCTTCGGCGTCACCCGCATGGTCGGGGCCGCGTTCAATCCATTGGATCGTATCGACCCTGCCGGCCTCGATCTCGCCGACGACTGCATGACGCTGGCCGACGCGCTGGTCTATGACGCCCCCGGCGAAGCTGGCGAGGCGCATTGGAACGAGGAAGCCAAGGCGTTGATCGCCGGCCTGATCCTGCATATCGTCACCAGCGAGCCGGCGGGCACACGGACCCTTGCCACGCTGCGCGACCGGCTCACCCTCGCCCCGCAAGCCTTCGCCGCCCAGCTCGAAGCGATGCAGGCGCAAGGCGGCCTCGCCGCCCGCGCCGCAAACCGCCACCTCGGCAAGTCCGATCGCGAAGCTGCCGGCGTGCTATCGGCCGCGCAGCGCCATACCCATTTTCTCGATAGCCCGCGCATGTCGGCCGTGCTGGGGCGCTCGGATTTCACCTTCGCCGATGTGAAGGCGCGGCCCACGACCGTCTATCTGGTGCTGCCGCCCGATCGGCTCGCCACCTATGCCCGCTGGCTGCGCCTGATGCTGGCGCAAGGTCTGACCGATCTCGCGCGCGCCCCGGCCTCCCCTGCCCGCCCGGTGCTGTTCCTGCTCGATGAATTTGCCGCGCTCGGCCGTCTCGAACCCGTCGAGCGCGCGATGGGGCTGATGGCGGGCTACGGCATCCAGCTCTGGCCGATCCTGCAAGACGTTCACCAGCTCCGCGCGCTCTACGATCGCCGCGCCGGCACCTTCCTGTCGAACGCCGGCGTGCTGCAAGTGTTCGGCGTCAACGATCACGACAGCGCCAAGCTCGTCTCCGACCTGCTCGGCCAGGAAACGGTCGTGTTCGAGACCATGAGCCGCGCGATCGACAGCGACGAAACCGGCATATCGTTCGGATCGCAGCATGTCGGCCGCCCCCTGCTCACGCCCGATGAGGTCCGCACGCTACGCGAGGATTTGCAATTGCTGTTCCTCGCGGGGCAACGGCCGATCGTCGCCGCCAAGCTCAAATATTTCGCCGATCGTGAGTTCGCGGGGAAGTTCGACAAGGTGTAG
- a CDS encoding Tn3 family transposase yields the protein MARRRLVSLEIWARHYGAPLDEREIARHYTLTSDDLEIVGRRRGDVTRLGYAMLMLYMRWPGRALEAGEVPPAPVLAYVAQQLGVAPAAFADYAHRDQTRREHLVEIRRSHGFRIFDRNAFREVVAFSVPIAQTIIHPGQMADVIVDELRRLQILLPSPSILEAVLRRARQQAEQLTYEVLTNGLLPDTLQGLDDLLARRPGQVATWLSWMRNAPQSPAARNILRLIERLAYIRALGLDRARADMIPALTFDRLADEGSRITPQHLGELNALRRHATLAATGIRLEESLTDATLTMFDKLLGSMARRAENRTRDKALKTVRELQGHLRTLTGSCRLLIDARSKGVDSLAQIEALDWQHFAVAVEQAEVLGRPETVDRTAELIERHRTVKLFVGAFLNAFEFRGAGAVQGLLSALAIIAELYRTGKRRLPDRVPLRFVPPAWRPFVLRDGIVDRAAYELCALSQLRERLRAGDIWVAGSRQFRDFDSYLIPPATFAALREKGPLPLAIETDFERHIEERRTRLDTAIEQVTVLARQGELPQVKLDENGLIISPLKAATPPATEIARRAAYDRLPRVKITDLLLEVDAWTGFSECFIHRRSGREADDRNALLTVILADGINLGLTRMAETCRGASLRQLAHLHDWHISEAAYGEALGRLIDAHRAMPLAALWGDGTTSSSDGQQFHAGGRGAAIGDINARSGNEPGVAFYTHVSDRYDPFASRVIAATAGEAPYVLDGLLYHQTGLTIEEHYTDTGGASDHVFGLMPFFGYRFAPRLRDIKERRLHLLPGQESGPLLAGMTAEPIALGHVAAHWDELLRFATSIRTGTVTASAMLRRLSAYPRQNGLALALRELGRLERSIFMLDWLRDIDLRRRTQAGLNKGEARNALARALFFNQLGELRDRRFENQTYRASGLNLLVAAIILWNTRYLEMALADIGTADEIARHIAPLGWEHISLTGDYSWNVEDQPDPDALRPLRAVNSLLAA from the coding sequence TTGGCGAGACGGCGACTGGTGAGCCTGGAAATCTGGGCGAGGCATTATGGCGCGCCGCTCGATGAGCGCGAGATCGCGCGTCATTATACGCTGACCAGCGACGACCTGGAAATTGTCGGCCGCCGTCGCGGCGATGTCACCCGGCTCGGCTATGCGATGCTCATGCTATATATGAGATGGCCTGGCCGTGCGCTGGAAGCGGGCGAAGTCCCGCCCGCTCCTGTGCTCGCCTATGTGGCGCAGCAACTCGGCGTCGCGCCGGCAGCCTTCGCGGATTATGCCCATCGGGACCAGACCCGTCGCGAGCATCTCGTCGAAATCCGACGATCGCACGGGTTCAGGATTTTTGACCGCAACGCTTTCCGTGAAGTTGTCGCCTTCTCGGTCCCAATCGCGCAGACCATCATACACCCCGGCCAGATGGCAGACGTCATCGTCGATGAACTCCGGCGCCTGCAGATCCTCCTGCCTTCTCCGTCGATTCTCGAAGCGGTGCTGCGGCGGGCGCGCCAGCAAGCCGAACAGCTTACCTATGAAGTGCTCACGAATGGCCTGCTGCCTGACACCCTTCAGGGCCTGGACGATTTGCTGGCCCGACGACCGGGGCAGGTCGCGACATGGCTATCCTGGATGCGCAATGCGCCACAATCGCCGGCAGCGCGCAACATCCTGCGCCTGATCGAACGGCTCGCCTATATCCGCGCGCTGGGCCTCGATCGCGCCCGTGCCGACATGATCCCGGCTTTGACTTTTGACAGGCTGGCGGACGAAGGCAGCCGCATCACACCCCAGCACCTTGGCGAACTCAATGCCCTGCGCCGCCATGCGACGCTGGCGGCAACCGGCATCCGGCTTGAGGAAAGCCTGACCGACGCCACCCTGACGATGTTCGACAAGCTGTTGGGCAGCATGGCGCGCCGCGCCGAGAACCGGACCCGCGACAAAGCCCTCAAGACGGTGCGCGAGTTGCAAGGCCACCTCCGGACGCTCACGGGGTCTTGCCGCCTCCTCATCGACGCGCGCAGCAAGGGCGTGGATTCTCTGGCGCAGATCGAGGCGCTGGACTGGCAGCACTTCGCCGTGGCCGTCGAGCAGGCCGAAGTGCTCGGGCGACCGGAAACCGTCGATCGCACCGCCGAATTGATCGAGCGGCATCGGACGGTGAAGCTCTTTGTCGGCGCTTTTCTCAACGCCTTCGAGTTTCGCGGCGCCGGCGCGGTTCAGGGGCTCCTGTCAGCGCTGGCCATCATCGCGGAGCTATATCGGACCGGCAAACGGCGCTTGCCTGATCGCGTGCCGCTACGCTTTGTGCCGCCCGCATGGCGCCCGTTCGTCCTGCGGGATGGCATCGTTGATCGTGCCGCTTATGAACTATGCGCCTTGTCGCAACTACGCGAGCGGTTGCGAGCCGGGGATATATGGGTCGCGGGAAGCCGGCAGTTTCGCGATTTCGACAGCTATCTCATACCGCCGGCGACCTTTGCGGCGCTGCGCGAGAAGGGGCCGTTGCCGCTCGCCATCGAAACGGATTTCGAGCGCCATATCGAGGAACGGCGCACCAGGCTCGACACGGCGATCGAGCAGGTAACGGTCCTTGCACGGCAAGGGGAGCTGCCCCAGGTTAAGCTTGACGAAAACGGTCTCATCATCTCGCCGCTGAAGGCGGCAACACCGCCCGCCACCGAGATTGCCCGTCGCGCCGCCTATGATCGACTGCCGCGCGTGAAGATCACCGATCTTCTGCTGGAGGTCGATGCCTGGACCGGGTTCAGCGAATGCTTCATCCATCGTCGTTCGGGCCGGGAAGCCGACGATCGCAATGCGCTGCTCACGGTCATCCTCGCCGATGGCATCAATCTCGGCCTCACACGCATGGCGGAAACCTGCCGGGGCGCAAGTCTGCGTCAGCTCGCCCATCTTCACGACTGGCACATCAGCGAAGCCGCCTATGGCGAAGCGTTGGGAAGGCTGATCGACGCCCATCGCGCCATGCCGCTCGCCGCGCTGTGGGGAGACGGCACCACTTCGTCGAGCGACGGACAGCAATTTCATGCCGGGGGCCGTGGGGCCGCGATCGGCGACATCAACGCGCGCAGCGGCAACGAACCAGGCGTTGCCTTCTACACCCATGTCTCGGATCGATATGACCCCTTCGCAAGTCGGGTGATCGCGGCGACCGCTGGCGAAGCGCCCTATGTGCTGGATGGCTTGCTGTATCACCAGACCGGCCTGACGATCGAGGAGCACTACACCGATACGGGCGGGGCATCGGACCATGTGTTCGGCCTCATGCCCTTCTTCGGCTACCGCTTCGCGCCGCGCCTGCGCGACATCAAGGAGCGTCGTTTACACCTCCTTCCCGGCCAAGAATCCGGCCCCTTGCTTGCCGGCATGACGGCCGAACCGATCGCATTGGGTCATGTCGCGGCGCATTGGGACGAACTGCTGCGGTTCGCCACGTCGATCCGCACCGGCACCGTCACTGCTTCGGCAATGCTGCGCCGCTTGTCCGCCTATCCGCGACAGAACGGACTGGCCCTCGCACTACGCGAGCTGGGCCGCCTCGAACGCTCCATTTTCATGCTCGACTGGCTGCGCGACATCGACCTGCGCCGGCGCACCCAGGCGGGCCTCAACAAAGGCGAAGCCCGCAACGCGCTCGCCCGCGCGCTCTTCTTCAACCAGCTCGGCGAACTGCGCGATCGTCGGTTCGAGAACCAGACCTATCGCGCCTCCGGCCTCAACCTGCTCGTCGCCGCCATCATCTTGTGGAACACTCGCTATCTCGAAATGGCGCTGGCGGACATCGGCACAGCCGACGAAATCGCACGCCACATCGCGCCATTGGGCTGGGAGCATATCTCGCTGACCGGTGACTATAGCTGGAATGTTGAAGATCAACCCGATCCGGACGCCTTGCGACCGCTGCGCGCCGTCAACTCCCTACTTGCCGCGTGA
- a CDS encoding recombinase family protein, whose product MALIGYARVSTADQKLSLQLDALNTAGCDRIFDDHASGAKADRPGLTEALAYLRPGDTLVVWKLDRLGRSMSHLIEKVGELAARGIGFRSLTENIDTTTSGGMLVFNIFGSLAQFERDLIRERTHAGLKAARERGNKGGRRPVVTPDKLRKARAHIAAGLTVREAAARLKIGKTALYKALENA is encoded by the coding sequence GTGGCGCTGATCGGCTATGCGCGCGTCTCGACCGCAGACCAGAAGCTGTCGCTCCAGCTTGACGCGCTGAACACTGCCGGGTGCGACCGTATATTCGACGATCACGCATCCGGGGCAAAAGCCGATCGGCCTGGCCTAACCGAAGCGCTCGCCTATTTGCGCCCCGGCGACACGCTGGTGGTCTGGAAACTCGACCGCCTCGGCCGCTCGATGAGCCACCTGATCGAGAAGGTCGGCGAGCTTGCGGCGCGCGGCATCGGGTTCCGCTCACTCACCGAGAATATCGACACCACCACTTCGGGCGGCATGCTGGTGTTCAACATCTTCGGCTCGCTGGCCCAATTCGAGCGTGACCTGATCCGTGAACGCACTCATGCCGGCCTCAAGGCCGCACGCGAGCGGGGCAACAAGGGTGGTCGCCGGCCTGTCGTTACCCCCGACAAACTACGTAAAGCGCGGGCGCATATCGCAGCGGGCCTCACTGTTCGTGAGGCGGCGGCCCGGCTCAAGATCGGCAAAACCGCCCTATACAAGGCTCTGGAAAACGCGTGA
- a CDS encoding SDR family NAD(P)-dependent oxidoreductase, which yields MKPLAIKNSWVLVTGASTGLGRASALRLAASYQAKPLIVGRRLDNLRELQTEIDERFNVPCEIIVADQREIEGREKIAAKVAELQVTAALLVAGMTSVGSFDAGRADTYAEVIETNILGFTDLLARLIAIFREQPFESSVIAVSSLAGETSVPFQAVYGASKAYVSTLMRALSVELAGTGVSVGSFAPGGIDTDMAALSDLKWGRLGLMDVDRCAAHAVHALVYRQSFAIPGMGNQLTYLASRVLPRSLVNRIAALPYRRP from the coding sequence GTGAAACCGCTGGCGATCAAGAACTCGTGGGTGCTGGTCACAGGGGCTTCGACCGGTTTGGGCAGAGCGTCCGCCCTCCGCTTGGCGGCATCGTACCAGGCCAAGCCCCTGATTGTTGGACGAAGGCTCGACAACTTGCGGGAGCTACAGACCGAAATTGACGAGCGGTTCAATGTGCCGTGCGAGATTATAGTGGCTGATCAACGTGAAATCGAGGGCAGGGAGAAAATCGCGGCTAAGGTTGCAGAATTGCAAGTAACAGCCGCTTTGTTGGTTGCCGGAATGACGAGCGTTGGTTCATTTGATGCAGGCCGTGCCGACACTTATGCCGAGGTAATTGAAACAAACATACTCGGTTTCACGGATTTGCTGGCTCGCCTGATTGCGATTTTCAGGGAGCAGCCGTTTGAATCCTCAGTAATCGCCGTGTCGAGCCTGGCGGGCGAAACATCCGTGCCCTTCCAAGCGGTCTACGGCGCGTCGAAAGCCTATGTGAGCACCCTCATGCGAGCGCTTTCCGTGGAGCTTGCCGGGACGGGAGTGAGTGTTGGGTCTTTTGCACCCGGTGGAATCGACACAGACATGGCTGCCCTCAGCGATTTGAAGTGGGGGAGGTTGGGTTTGATGGACGTTGACCGGTGCGCGGCCCATGCAGTCCACGCTCTGGTTTATCGGCAATCCTTCGCCATACCGGGGATGGGCAACCAGCTCACATATTTGGCGAGCAGGGTTCTACCTCGATCGTTGGTCAATCGGATTGCCGCCCTCCCATATCGGCGCCCGTAG